One Brevibacillus choshinensis genomic window carries:
- a CDS encoding ring-cleaving dioxygenase encodes MKQQTAGIHHITAFVKNAQENVDFYAGLLGLRLVKKTINFDAPEVYHLYFGNEVGSPGTAITFFPWATSRKGRIGGGQVGYTTFMVPVGALGFWEERLNKFNVSYNRVERFGETYLQFADQDGLQLELVEREGGQMSKWSFGGVPADKAIKGFGGAILYSVHPEKTMEVLQDLMGLERVGEEGGLVRFRAVGDIGNIIDVNAKPMLRGAGGAGTVHHIAWRAKDDRDHRQWQEHVREYGLQPTDIVDRQYFNAVYFREYGEILFEIATDPPGFEKDETFEELGEKLMLPEWYEPHRAQIEAGLVPITVRVLEGDK; translated from the coding sequence ATGAAACAGCAAACTGCAGGAATTCATCACATCACCGCTTTTGTAAAAAATGCACAGGAGAACGTCGATTTTTATGCCGGCCTGCTCGGGCTGCGCCTCGTAAAAAAAACCATCAATTTTGACGCGCCAGAAGTATATCATCTGTATTTCGGAAACGAAGTGGGCAGTCCGGGAACCGCGATCACCTTCTTTCCTTGGGCGACTTCCCGCAAAGGGCGCATCGGCGGCGGTCAGGTGGGCTATACGACCTTTATGGTTCCGGTGGGCGCCTTGGGCTTCTGGGAAGAGCGACTGAACAAATTTAACGTTTCCTATAACCGAGTCGAGCGTTTTGGGGAGACTTATCTGCAATTCGCGGATCAAGACGGGCTGCAGCTGGAGCTGGTAGAGCGCGAAGGCGGACAGATGAGTAAATGGTCGTTTGGAGGCGTGCCTGCTGACAAAGCGATCAAAGGGTTCGGCGGTGCGATCCTGTATAGCGTCCACCCTGAAAAGACGATGGAAGTGCTCCAAGATCTGATGGGTCTGGAGCGGGTAGGTGAAGAAGGAGGCCTCGTTCGTTTCCGTGCGGTAGGAGATATTGGCAACATCATCGATGTCAACGCCAAACCGATGCTGCGCGGCGCAGGGGGCGCAGGGACCGTCCACCACATCGCCTGGAGAGCGAAAGACGATCGCGATCATCGTCAGTGGCAGGAACATGTGCGCGAGTATGGCCTGCAGCCAACGGATATCGTCGACCGGCAGTATTTCAACGCCGTTTACTTCCGGGAATATGGAGAAATCCTCTTTGAGATCGCGACTGATCCTCCAGGCTTTGAAAAGGATGAGACCTTTGAGGAGCTGGGCGAAAAACTGATGCTTCCGGAATGGTACGAACCGCATCGCGCACAAATTGAGGCTGGCTTGGTGCCAATCACGGTACGTGTGCTGGAGGGGGACAAGTAA
- a CDS encoding alpha/beta hydrolase: protein MKHVFRKGTDPNAPTLLLLHGTGGNENDLLPLAARIHPGAAVLSVRGNVLENGMPRFFRRLAEGVFDEEDLIFRTKELADFLDQAAIEYEFDRDNLVAVGYSNGANIGGSLLFHYRDALRGAILYHPMVPRRGIPLPDLSGVPIFVSAGTNDPICPPQETEELQRLFEGAGASVLVHWASYGHQLTGMEVDASSEWFRKTFDQE, encoded by the coding sequence ATGAAACATGTATTTCGAAAAGGGACTGACCCGAATGCACCTACCTTGCTGCTCTTGCACGGAACAGGTGGGAACGAGAACGATCTTTTGCCGTTAGCTGCGCGGATTCATCCGGGTGCAGCAGTCCTGAGCGTCCGGGGGAACGTGCTGGAAAATGGCATGCCGCGGTTTTTTAGAAGGCTGGCGGAAGGTGTCTTCGATGAGGAGGACCTCATTTTCCGCACCAAGGAGCTTGCTGATTTTCTGGATCAAGCTGCGATCGAATATGAATTTGATCGCGACAATCTGGTAGCTGTCGGCTATTCCAATGGGGCCAATATTGGAGGAAGCCTATTGTTCCACTACCGGGATGCCTTGAGAGGTGCGATCCTCTATCATCCAATGGTGCCGCGCCGAGGCATTCCTCTTCCGGATCTGTCTGGTGTACCGATCTTTGTGAGCGCAGGAACGAATGACCCCATTTGTCCTCCTCAGGAAACGGAAGAACTTCAGCGTTTGTTTGAAGGAGCTGGTGCGTCTGTTTTGGTGCACTGGGCATCGTATGGACACCAGCTCACCGGCATGGAAGTGGATGCTTCATCCGAGTGGTTTCGGAAGACATTCGACCAGGAATAA